The DNA sequence TCCGGGGTATGCAATCGGTGGTTTAAGCGTAGGTGAGGAAAAGGATTTGATGTATGAGACACTCACATACGTCGCACCGCTCCTGCCAGAAGAGAAACCGCGTTATCTCATGGGAGTCGGTACACCTGAAGATTTAGTCTATGGAGTGCGTTGCGGGATCGATATGTTCGATTGCGTGATGCCGACTCGGAATGCGCGCAACGGGTCTTTATTCACGACAGCAGGCATTATCCGCATTCGTAACACGAAATATAAGAACGATTTTAGTCCACTGGACGCAGCGTGTACCTGTTATACCTGCCAGAACTTCACACGGGCATATCTCCGACACCTGCATGTTGAAAATGAGATTCTCGGTTCGCAATTGCATACACTGCACAATTTGCATTTCTATGTCAGTTTAATGCGTGGAATCCGGCACGCCATCTGTGATGGAAGTTTTGCAGCGTTAGCAGACAGTGGACCTGATATCGGGCAGTTCGTGAAATTGGGACAACCTACGGAAGCCGAAACATTTTAACCATCTACTCGTGCCTTTAGATATTGTATCAGAGACAAGTAGATGGTTAACCGCAGGTTTCCTCTATAGGCTTGTGCATAACAATCTACCGCACAGATTACCCAACAAGATACTTAAACACAGAGGAAAGGTTATCATCAGGCGAATAGAGTTGGGAGACACTCAATTCGTTCTCAATGAGAAGTTCAGGGAGCCGCGCATAGAAGGCATCAGGTTTGGCGGTTTCTATGATAATATCGCCTGATTCTTTTTCTGATTCATTGTCCTCGGATGCCACACGCGCATCCGTTACAGCCTCATCGCCATCAACAAAGGTAACACTCAGAATGTCCTCAAAAGGGAGACAGACCTGCGCCAAACGGCGGGGTTCATCCGTGCTCAAGTAGACTTTGTGTGGGTGTTCGTCAATCAATTCTCGGATATCAGAGATGGTGCCTTCTGCGAGAATACGTCCTTGATGGATGAGCAGTATCGTCTCTGTCAACGCCTCAATTTCATAGAGGATATGACTTGAAACGATGATGCTAATCTCCTGAGCAGCGAGTTCCTGTAGCAACGTAATCACATGCCGCCTTCCATTCGGATCTAAGCCGGTGAGCGGTTCGTCAAGGAAAAGGAGTTCAGGTTCATGCACTAATGCCTGTGCGAGTTTAATGCGCTGCCGCATCCCCTTACTATAGGAGGCGATAGGGCGATCCTTTGCGGGTAGCATATCCACTGTTTCAAGAACGCGTAGACTCCGAGATTCAACCTCTGATTTATCGTATCCATTCAAGGTGGCGAAAAAAGTAATAAACTCAAAGCCGGTCATGAATTGATACGCCAACTCTATATCTGGACAGTAGCCGACCTGTCTCGTGAGCTCCGGATTATTCCATACCGGCTGGTTCAGCACTCTGACCTCGCCTTGATTGGGCTTGAGTTGTCCCGTCATGAGCTTAATCAAACTCGTTTTTCCTGCACCGTTCGGACCCAACAAGCCAGTTATTCCGGGATGAATTGTGAGGGTTACATCGTTGACCCCCATCACCTCGCCATACCATTTGGAGAGGTTTTCTGTTTGAACGATCATTTAATCTTACCTTGCGGTTCGGTTAGGTCAATTGTGGAAATAACGCCACTCGCCGTATATTCGCCTGCGCCGATGTTGCAGGCTATGCGCTTTTGTCCATTCTTCCATTCTTCCATTCCCCCTTTTGACGCAAGCCGCGTGTGGGAAACCTGCAGACAATGCTGAGTGCGGATTACTGATGTCTAATTTTTAGAGTCTCTTCAAGATTCTGGATACCAGCAGTTGTACCAATGGCAGTGACACAGGCGGCACCGGTAGCGGAAGCCAATTCCGCCGTTGCTTTTAGGTCCCAGCCCATGATAGTTCCGGCGAGGAAACCGGCGACGTACGCATCGCCTGCCCCTGTCGCATCAACGGCATTCACAGGATATGCGGGTGCAATGTATTCTGCGTCTGGTGTAGAGGCGTAACTCCCGTTTTCACCCATCTTAATGACGATGGTGTGGATATCGTAACGGCTCCTCAAAAATTGGACGATTTCTCGGTACCCAGATAGCCCCGTGAGATGTTGTGCTTCGACGATGCTTGGCATAAACATGTCTACGTAAGGCAGGCAGGGTTCGAGTGTCTCCATCCACCTGCCTGTGGCATCATACGCTGTGTCGAGTGAGGTGGTTATTCCTAAGGTTTTTGCTTCCCGGAGGACATTTGCCATCGGTGTGCCATCAAAACGTGGCATGACGAGTGCGCCAGCGATGTGCAAAATTTTGGCACTCTTTATGACGTCCCAATCAAGGTCCGTCTCACAGAGTTCGCCGTTCGCACCGATGTAATGGTAGAAAGTTCGCTCGCCATCGGAGGCAACGGCAACGAAACTAAAGGAAGTGCCAGTGCTTATATCCTGTTGCATGCCGGTGGTGTCAATACCGTTATCCACAAGTCCTTGCAGGATTAGGTCGCCAAAAGCATCAGTACCAACCTTACCCATCGCGCCAGCAGAGATACCTAAGCGTGTGAGTGCAATAGCCGTGTTGTTCGCGCAGCCTCCAGTATGGATTTCGAGTTCATCAAAGAGGGCTAATCTCCCCTTTTCAGGAAATTGATCTATGGGTCGTCCCAATACATCAACGACATAAATGCCAAGCGATAACACATCCATTTTTTAATTATTCCTTGCGAATTTTTAAACGTTCCTTGCGGAAAAACAACGGGGTCCGTGCTTGAAAGGTTTCTTCTTAAATCCGCGCTCCACTTCGTTACGCGCTACGGGTTTGTTTAAAAAGCAGATAGTTCGTAATGAAATGGAGAACGGATATACGGAAACACACTGTATGCATCAAACCCACCTGACCGAACCGCAAGGAAACATTAAAACCTGCGCGTAAGCGTAGCGGAGCACAGCCCAAGAGCCACAAATTAAAAAGCACCAAGACGAAAAATCACTAAAATTTCACCGTTTGTGTTAATATTCCCACCGGCTATCGCGCCAGCAAAATCTTGAGAAATCCACCCAATGAAGTAGGGTAAAGGATTCAGGTTCGCCTCTGTCGCCAGATATCGCAACACGTAATCGCGCTGTAGGATTTGCGCAAACGTTTTTCGGGTCCCCTCTAATTCCTCATCAGGCGGCATTTTCGGTGTCACTGGCAGCCGAAGACCTGCTATTGAAGGATCGAATGTAGGAGGCGTTTCCAACCCCGATTCCTCTCTTAGCGCGACGTTCCCTAAGTAAGTCATCTCTTTTCCCGCAACGCGCCACGTATTTTCAAGGATAGAAGGCAATTTGTGTTCACTTAACGTCAAAAATTCTTCCGTCACATAAGTCGTTGGATGCCATGGCTCTACAAATAGATCCCGTAACTGGACAGACGAACCCCGAATCAATGTCCAAGTCTTTTGAAAAGATCTATTCCGCGCGGGCTCAACCCTGTGATGACGCACAAAACCCCGTTTCGGAAAATCAATAGATGTTTCGGTACTTGCTACAGCCTTGAGGGAAACATAACTTTGTAAGTGTGCACGCTGCCGCTCAGGATAAACTGATAAAATCGACAACCGATCCGCCGTGATGTTATTAGGCAAGATATTTCTCGCCAGTGCAATTATGCTTACCGAAAGCAGAACGAAGAGACATCCGCCTATCCAGTAGGTGCGTGACTTTTGATTCGACTTCCCGAAATAGAGCAAGAAACCACCGAAACCCAGCAGATACATTGGTAAAACTATAGCCAACAGTTTAATGAGCGGCACTCGAGTCGGCATCTCCGACACAAAGTGTTTATGGATCTCTTCCTCATGTTGGAGTGCAAGTGCATACCGGTCCGCGAAGTGCCGTGGAGATTTACCGTACTTACTGAGTAATCCACTCCAGAACGCTTCAGCCACCTGTTGCTCGGACTTCTCCATACTTTTTTGGTTTACACCAAAAGGGACGGCATTGTAATCAAACGCGAGGCAGAGAATCTGCCCATCTCCAAAGTCCCGTTTTGCGACATAAATCTGCTCCGATGTACCCATCAACACCTCACATCCTGCTTTCGGGACAAACTGGATCCGCTCAAAATGGCTATCAGTCGAGGGGTTGTCGGTTATTCGTGTGGCAGTTGCATTCGTTTTGTCCGTCACAAACCTCTCTTTACCTGATAACCACTCTTCCAAAACCACTGGAAGTGTATCCGTTTTTTTCACACCCTTCAACTGGACAGGAAGAAAAGGCTCTATAAAACTGCCTTGCAGGTAGTTAAAACTACCACCGCCCGAGACAATAAGTGTACCGCCACGCTGTATCCAATCAAGCATCGCCATCTGTTGCGGCTTCAGGATACGTTGTTCGGTTAATCGGGTCTCACGAACAACGAGTACATCAACGGCACTATAGCCTATCCAGTCGCGCGGCAAAAAGCTCGAATTCGGAAGGTACTTGACATGCACCTGTGCGTCCCCAGAAACCGTTAACTGTTTTTTATCAACAAATCGTTTCAACTTGTCGCCACTCGGAGCCAACACCAACACGAAGTAGTCTTTGCGTGCAAGGGGTATTGGCAATGGTACATCTTTCAGCAAATCGGAGGCTGCTTCACGTAATTCCGCGTCCTCTGACGGTGCAACAGGTACAAACTGAATGACGAGTTGCGTAGCGTTTTTTGGGCAGTAAACATAGAAGTCTTTCCGTTGTAACTCGGATCCGATGAGCCGCAGTGGCATCGCGTAACGCTCGATAGGTGTGTCTGAAGAAAAGTTGCGCACTTCTACAACCAACTCGCCGCTAAACACAACGCGTTCATCTTGATTC is a window from the Candidatus Poribacteria bacterium genome containing:
- a CDS encoding sugar kinase → MDVLSLGIYVVDVLGRPIDQFPEKGRLALFDELEIHTGGCANNTAIALTRLGISAGAMGKVGTDAFGDLILQGLVDNGIDTTGMQQDISTGTSFSFVAVASDGERTFYHYIGANGELCETDLDWDVIKSAKILHIAGALVMPRFDGTPMANVLREAKTLGITTSLDTAYDATGRWMETLEPCLPYVDMFMPSIVEAQHLTGLSGYREIVQFLRSRYDIHTIVIKMGENGSYASTPDAEYIAPAYPVNAVDATGAGDAYVAGFLAGTIMGWDLKATAELASATGAACVTAIGTTAGIQNLEETLKIRHQ
- a CDS encoding ABC transporter ATP-binding protein, with the translated sequence MIVQTENLSKWYGEVMGVNDVTLTIHPGITGLLGPNGAGKTSLIKLMTGQLKPNQGEVRVLNQPVWNNPELTRQVGYCPDIELAYQFMTGFEFITFFATLNGYDKSEVESRSLRVLETVDMLPAKDRPIASYSKGMRQRIKLAQALVHEPELLFLDEPLTGLDPNGRRHVITLLQELAAQEISIIVSSHILYEIEALTETILLIHQGRILAEGTISDIRELIDEHPHKVYLSTDEPRRLAQVCLPFEDILSVTFVDGDEAVTDARVASEDNESEKESGDIIIETAKPDAFYARLPELLIENELSVSQLYSPDDNLSSVFKYLVG